From Cellulomonas fimi ATCC 484, a single genomic window includes:
- the fusA gene encoding elongation factor G, whose amino-acid sequence MALDVLTDLTKVRNIGIMAHIDAGKTTTTERILFYTGVNYKIGETHDGASTMDWMEQEQERGITITSAATTCYWKNNQINIIDTPGHVDFTVEVERSLRVLDGAVAVFDGKEGVEPQSETVWRQADKYDVPRICFVNKMDKLGADFYFTVKTIVDRLKAKPLVIQLPIGSESDFVGVVDLVEMRALVWRGETALGEKYEIEDIPADLQEKAQQYRAELLEAVAETDDELLEKFLGGEELTTAEIKAGIRKLTVASQAYPVLCGSAFKNKGVQPMLDAVIDYLPTPLDVPAVEGHDAKDPEVVIERHPDATEPFSALAFKVAAHPFFGKLTYVRVYSGKVSQGAQVLNSTKGKKERIGKLFQMHSNKENPVEDATAGHIYAFIGLKDVTTGDTLTDPAAPVVLESMTFPEPVIDVAIEPKTKGDQEKLSTAIQKLAEEDPTFRVKLDEETGQTVIGGMGELHLDILVDRMRREFKVEANVGKPQVAYRETIRRSVEKIDYTHKKQTGGSGQYAKVQMTFEPLDPAEGELYEFENKVTGGRIPREYIPSVDAGIQSAMQLGVLAGFPLVGVKAILLDGASHDVDSSEMAFKIAGSMILKEAVRKADPVLLEPVMAVEVRTPEDYMGDVIGDINSRRGMIQSMEDATGVKVIRAQVPLSEMFGYVGDLRSKTQGRAVYSMQFDSYAEVPRNVADEIIKKTRGE is encoded by the coding sequence GTGGCACTGGACGTGCTGACGGACCTGACGAAGGTCCGCAACATCGGCATCATGGCGCACATCGATGCCGGCAAGACCACCACCACCGAGCGGATCCTGTTCTACACCGGGGTCAACTACAAGATCGGTGAGACGCACGACGGCGCGTCGACGATGGACTGGATGGAGCAGGAGCAGGAGCGCGGCATCACGATCACGTCGGCCGCGACGACCTGTTACTGGAAGAACAACCAGATCAACATCATCGACACGCCCGGCCACGTGGACTTCACGGTCGAGGTGGAGCGCTCGCTGCGCGTCCTCGACGGTGCGGTCGCCGTGTTCGACGGCAAGGAGGGCGTCGAGCCCCAGTCCGAGACGGTGTGGCGCCAGGCCGACAAGTACGACGTGCCGCGCATCTGCTTCGTCAACAAGATGGACAAGCTCGGTGCGGACTTCTACTTCACGGTGAAGACGATCGTCGACCGCCTCAAGGCCAAGCCGCTGGTCATCCAGCTGCCGATCGGCTCGGAGAGCGACTTCGTCGGCGTCGTGGACCTCGTCGAGATGCGCGCCCTGGTGTGGCGCGGCGAGACGGCCCTCGGCGAGAAGTACGAGATCGAGGACATCCCGGCCGACCTGCAGGAGAAGGCGCAGCAGTACCGCGCCGAGCTCCTCGAGGCCGTCGCCGAGACCGACGACGAGCTGCTCGAGAAGTTCCTCGGTGGCGAGGAGCTGACGACCGCCGAGATCAAGGCGGGCATCCGCAAGCTCACGGTCGCCTCGCAGGCCTACCCGGTCCTGTGCGGCTCGGCGTTCAAGAACAAGGGCGTGCAGCCCATGCTCGACGCCGTCATCGACTACCTGCCGACGCCCCTGGACGTCCCGGCGGTCGAGGGCCACGACGCCAAGGACCCCGAGGTCGTCATCGAGCGTCACCCCGACGCGACGGAGCCGTTCTCCGCGCTGGCCTTCAAGGTCGCCGCGCACCCGTTCTTCGGCAAGCTGACCTACGTCCGCGTGTACTCGGGCAAGGTCTCGCAGGGCGCCCAGGTGCTCAACTCGACGAAGGGCAAGAAGGAGCGCATCGGGAAGCTCTTCCAGATGCACTCCAACAAGGAGAACCCGGTCGAGGACGCGACCGCGGGCCACATCTACGCCTTCATCGGCCTGAAGGACGTCACCACCGGTGACACCCTGACGGACCCGGCGGCGCCGGTGGTCCTCGAGTCGATGACCTTCCCGGAGCCCGTCATCGACGTGGCCATCGAGCCCAAGACGAAGGGTGACCAGGAGAAGCTCTCCACGGCCATCCAGAAGCTCGCCGAGGAGGACCCGACGTTCCGGGTCAAGCTCGACGAGGAGACCGGCCAGACCGTCATCGGCGGCATGGGCGAGCTCCACCTCGACATCCTCGTCGACCGCATGCGTCGCGAGTTCAAGGTCGAGGCGAACGTCGGCAAGCCGCAGGTCGCGTACCGCGAGACCATCCGCCGCTCGGTGGAGAAGATCGACTACACGCACAAGAAGCAGACCGGTGGCTCGGGCCAGTACGCGAAGGTCCAGATGACCTTCGAGCCGCTGGACCCCGCCGAGGGCGAGCTGTACGAGTTCGAGAACAAGGTCACCGGTGGCCGCATCCCGCGCGAGTACATCCCGTCGGTCGACGCCGGCATCCAGAGCGCGATGCAGCTCGGCGTGCTCGCCGGCTTCCCGCTCGTGGGCGTCAAGGCGATCCTGCTCGACGGCGCGTCGCACGACGTCGACTCCTCGGAGATGGCGTTCAAGATCGCCGGCTCGATGATCCTCAAGGAAGCGGTCCGCAAGGCCGACCCGGTCCTCCTGGAGCCGGTCATGGCCGTCGAGGTCCGCACCCCCGAGGACTACATGGGTGACGTCATCGGCGACATCAACTCGCGCCGCGGCATGATCCAGTCCATGGAGGACGCGACGGGCGTGAAGGTGATCCGCGCCCAGGTTCCTCTCTCCGAGATGTTCGGGTACGTCGGTGACCTGCGGTCGAAGACCCAGGGTCGTGCGGTGTACTCGATGCAGTTCGACAGCTACGCCGAGGTTCCTCGGAACGTTGCCGACGAGATCATCAAGAAGACCCGGGGCGAGTAG
- the tuf gene encoding elongation factor Tu — MGKAKFERTKPHVNIGTIGHVDHGKTTLTAAISKVLHDKYPDLNPFTPFDEIDKAPEEKQRGITINIAHVEYQTEKRHYAHVDAPGHADYIKNMITGAAQMDGAILVVAATDGPMAQTREHVLLARQVGVPYLLVALNKSDVVDDEEILELVEVEVRELLSSQGFAGDDVPVVRVSGLKALEGDPVWVKSVEDLLDAVDENVPDPVRDIDKPFLMPIEDVFTITGRGTVVTGRVERGQLKVNEEVEIVGIKEKAIKTTVTGVEMFRKLLDYAEAGENVGLLLRGTKREEVERGQVVVKPGSITPHTEFEGQVYILAKDEGGRHNPFYGNYRPQFYFRTTDVTGVITLPEGTEMVMPGDNTEIHVNLIQPIAMEEGLGFAIREGGRTVGSGRVTKILK, encoded by the coding sequence GTGGGCAAGGCGAAGTTCGAGCGGACCAAGCCGCACGTCAACATCGGGACCATCGGTCACGTCGACCACGGCAAGACGACGCTGACCGCCGCGATCTCGAAGGTGCTGCACGACAAGTACCCGGACCTGAACCCCTTCACGCCGTTCGACGAGATCGACAAGGCGCCGGAGGAGAAGCAGCGCGGTATCACGATCAACATCGCGCACGTCGAGTACCAGACGGAGAAGCGCCACTACGCGCACGTCGACGCTCCGGGTCACGCCGACTACATCAAGAACATGATCACGGGTGCGGCGCAGATGGACGGCGCCATCCTCGTGGTCGCCGCGACGGACGGCCCGATGGCCCAGACGCGTGAGCACGTCCTGCTCGCCCGTCAGGTCGGCGTGCCCTACCTGCTCGTCGCGCTCAACAAGTCCGACGTCGTGGACGACGAGGAGATCCTCGAGCTCGTCGAGGTCGAGGTGCGCGAGCTCCTCTCCTCGCAGGGCTTCGCGGGCGACGACGTCCCGGTCGTGCGCGTCTCCGGCCTCAAGGCCCTCGAGGGCGACCCGGTCTGGGTCAAGTCCGTCGAGGACCTGCTGGACGCGGTCGACGAGAACGTCCCGGACCCGGTCCGCGACATCGACAAGCCGTTCCTCATGCCGATCGAGGACGTCTTCACGATCACCGGTCGTGGCACCGTCGTCACCGGCCGTGTCGAGCGCGGTCAGCTCAAGGTGAACGAGGAGGTGGAGATCGTCGGCATCAAGGAGAAGGCGATCAAGACCACGGTCACCGGCGTCGAGATGTTCCGCAAGCTGCTCGACTACGCCGAGGCCGGCGAGAACGTCGGTCTGCTCCTGCGCGGCACGAAGCGCGAGGAGGTCGAGCGCGGCCAGGTCGTCGTCAAGCCGGGTTCGATCACGCCGCACACCGAGTTCGAGGGCCAGGTCTACATCCTGGCCAAGGACGAGGGCGGCCGTCACAACCCGTTCTACGGCAACTACCGTCCGCAGTTCTACTTCCGGACGACGGACGTCACCGGTGTCATCACGCTGCCCGAGGGCACCGAGATGGTCATGCCCGGTGACAACACCGAGATCCACGTGAACCTCATCCAGCCCATCGCCATGGAGGAGGGCCTCGGCTTCGCCATCCGCGAGGGTGGCCGCACCGTCGGCTCGGGCCGGGTCACGAAGATCCTCAAGTGA
- the rplB gene encoding 50S ribosomal protein L2 yields the protein MGIRKYKPTTPGRRGSSVADFVEITRSTPEKSLVRPLHKTGGRNSTGRVTTRHQGGGHKRAYRVIDFRRHDKDGVPAKVAHIEYDPNRTARIALLHYADGEKRYIIAPNKLSQGDVIENGPGADIKPGNNLPLRNIPTGTVIHAIELRPGGGAKIARSAGASVQLVAKDGPYAQLRMPSGEIRNVDLRCRATVGEVGNAEQSNINWGKAGRMRWKGKRPTVRGVAMNPIDHPHGGGEGKTSGGRHPVSPWGQPEGRTRRPNKPSDKLIVRRRRTGKKR from the coding sequence ATGGGAATCCGTAAGTACAAGCCGACGACGCCGGGCCGCCGTGGCTCGTCGGTCGCCGACTTCGTCGAGATCACGCGCTCCACGCCGGAGAAGTCGCTGGTCCGCCCGCTGCACAAGACGGGTGGCCGCAACTCCACCGGTCGTGTGACCACGCGCCACCAGGGTGGCGGTCACAAGCGTGCGTACCGCGTCATCGACTTCCGTCGTCACGACAAGGACGGCGTGCCCGCCAAGGTCGCGCACATCGAGTACGACCCCAACCGCACGGCGCGCATCGCGCTCCTGCACTACGCCGACGGCGAGAAGCGCTACATCATCGCGCCGAACAAGCTGTCGCAGGGTGACGTCATCGAGAACGGCCCCGGCGCCGACATCAAGCCCGGCAACAACCTGCCGCTGCGCAACATCCCGACCGGTACGGTCATCCACGCCATCGAGCTGCGGCCCGGCGGCGGTGCGAAGATCGCGCGCTCGGCCGGTGCGTCCGTGCAGCTCGTCGCGAAGGACGGCCCGTACGCGCAGCTGCGCATGCCGTCCGGCGAGATCCGCAACGTCGACCTGCGCTGCCGCGCCACGGTCGGCGAGGTCGGCAACGCCGAGCAGTCGAACATCAACTGGGGCAAGGCCGGCCGCATGCGGTGGAAGGGCAAGCGCCCCACCGTCCGCGGTGTCGCGATGAACCCGATCGACCACCCGCACGGTGGTGGTGAGGGCAAGACCTCCGGTGGTCGCCACCCGGTCAGCCCGTGGGGTCAGCCTGAGGGCCGCACCCGTCGTCCGAACAAGCCGAGCGACAAGCTCATCGTGCGCCGTCGGCGCACCGGCAAGAAGCGCTGA
- the rpsG gene encoding 30S ribosomal protein S7 — protein MPRKGPAPKRPLISDPVYGSPVVTQLINKVLLDGKKSVAESIVYGALEGVREKTQGDPVVVLKRALDNVRPSLEVRSRRVGGATYQVPVEVRPVRQTTLALRWLTDYSRARREKTMTERLMNEILDASNGLGAAVKRREDMHKMAESNKAFAHYRW, from the coding sequence ATGCCTCGTAAGGGTCCGGCCCCGAAGCGGCCGCTGATCTCCGACCCGGTCTACGGGTCGCCGGTCGTCACGCAGCTGATCAACAAGGTCCTCCTCGACGGCAAGAAGTCCGTCGCGGAGTCGATCGTCTACGGCGCCCTCGAGGGCGTGCGCGAGAAGACGCAGGGCGACCCGGTCGTCGTGCTCAAGCGCGCGCTCGACAACGTGCGCCCCTCGCTCGAGGTCCGCTCGCGTCGCGTCGGCGGTGCCACGTACCAGGTCCCGGTCGAGGTGCGCCCCGTGCGCCAGACGACCCTGGCCCTGCGCTGGCTCACCGACTACTCGCGCGCCCGTCGCGAGAAGACGATGACCGAGCGCCTCATGAACGAGATCCTGGACGCCTCGAACGGCCTGGGTGCCGCGGTCAAGCGCCGCGAGGACATGCACAAGATGGCCGAGTCCAACAAGGCGTTCGCGCACTACCGCTGGTAA
- the rpsJ gene encoding 30S ribosomal protein S10 — translation MAGQKIRIRLKSYDHEVIDSSARKIVDTVTRAGASVVGPVPLPTEKNVFCVIRSPHKYKDSREHFEMRTHKRLIDIIDPTPKAVDSLMRLDLPADVNIEIKL, via the coding sequence ATGGCGGGACAGAAGATCCGCATCCGGCTCAAGTCCTACGACCACGAGGTCATCGACAGCTCGGCGCGCAAGATCGTCGACACGGTGACTCGCGCTGGTGCGTCGGTCGTGGGTCCGGTGCCGCTGCCGACGGAGAAGAACGTCTTCTGCGTCATCCGGTCGCCCCACAAGTACAAGGACAGCCGCGAGCACTTCGAGATGCGCACGCACAAGCGGCTGATCGACATCATCGACCCCACGCCGAAGGCCGTCGACTCGCTCATGCGTCTCGACCTGCCTGCGGACGTGAACATCGAGATCAAGCTCTGA
- a CDS encoding DNA-directed RNA polymerase subunit beta', with product MLDVNVFDELRIGLATADDIRAWSHGEVKKPETINYRTLKPEKDGLFCEKIFGPTRDWECYCGKYKRVRFKGIICERCGVEVTRSKVRRERMGHIELAAPVTHIWFFKGVPSRLGYLLDLAPKDLEKVIYFAAYMITWVDEEGRHEDLPNLQNEIDLEKKEIADRRDNDINARALKLESDLAELEAEGAKADARRKVRDSAEREMAQIRKRADAELERLETVWDRFKNLKVADLEGDELLYRQLQDRYGNYFEGSMGAAAIQKRLEAFDLEAESDNLREIIKTGKGQRKTRALKRLKVVNAFLTTSNSPTGMVLDAVPVIPPDLRPMVQLDGGRFATSDLNDLYRRVINRNNRLKRLLDLGAPEIIVNNEKRMLQEAVDSLFDNGRRGRPVTGPGNRPLKSISDMLKGKQGRFRQNLLGKRVDYSGRSVIVVGPQLKLHQCGLPKQMALELFKPFVMKRLVDLNHAQNIKSAKRMVERARPVVWDVLEEVITEHPVLLNRAPTLHRLGIQAFEPQLVEGKAIHLHPLVCAAFNADFDGDQMAVHLPLSAEAQAEARILMLSSNNILKPSDGRPVTMPSQDMIIGLFHLTSDKEDPEGAGRAFSSVSEAIMAFDQGTLDLNAVVKIRFDDLVLSEADAPEGWTEGEPLLFETTLGRALFNELLPVDYPYENGVVDKKRLSAIVNDLAERYPKVAVAASLDALKEAGFRWATRSGVTISISDVATPAAKKDILEEHEARAAKVQGQYDKGLITDDERRQELIEIWTQATDKVAKAMQENFPARNTVYRMVGSGARGNWMQVRQIAGMRGLVANPKGEIIPRPIKANYREGLSVLEYFIATHGARKGLADTALRTADSGYLTRRLVDVSQDVIVREEDCGTERGLTMPIGIPAGDGLRRHDKVETSVYSRTLATDIEVDGELIGHAGDDVGDVLLDRLLESGVDTLKVRSVLTCESRVGTCAKCYGRSLATGKLVDIGEAVGIIAAQSIGEPGTQLTMRTFHTGGVASADDITQGLPRVQELFEARTPKGEAPIAEFSGRIAIEEGDRSRRIVLTPDDGSEEIAYPITKRSRLLVNDGDHVAVGTQLVQGAVDPKKVLRILGPRATQKHLVDEVQEVYRSQGVDIHDKHIEVIVRQMLRRVTVLDSGTTDLLPGELAERSRFEDANRKAVSEGGQPASGRPELMGITKASLATDSWLSAASFQETTRVLTEAAMSGRSDPLLGLKENVILGKLIPAGTGLPRYRNIAVEPTEEAKAELYPTFGYDEIDFPALGLGSGEAIPLEDIDFGDFR from the coding sequence TTGCTCGACGTCAACGTCTTCGACGAGCTGCGCATCGGCCTGGCCACGGCCGACGACATCCGTGCCTGGTCGCACGGCGAGGTGAAGAAGCCCGAGACCATCAACTACCGGACCCTGAAGCCGGAGAAGGACGGTCTCTTCTGCGAGAAGATCTTCGGTCCCACCCGGGACTGGGAGTGCTACTGCGGCAAGTACAAGCGTGTCCGCTTCAAGGGCATCATCTGCGAGCGCTGCGGCGTCGAGGTGACGCGCTCGAAGGTGCGCCGTGAGCGCATGGGCCACATCGAGCTGGCCGCGCCGGTCACGCACATCTGGTTCTTCAAGGGTGTGCCGTCGCGCCTGGGCTACCTGCTCGACCTGGCGCCCAAGGACCTCGAGAAGGTCATCTACTTCGCGGCCTACATGATCACGTGGGTCGACGAGGAGGGCCGTCACGAGGACCTCCCGAACCTCCAGAACGAGATCGACCTGGAGAAGAAGGAGATCGCGGACCGCCGCGACAACGACATCAACGCCCGCGCGCTCAAGCTCGAGTCCGACCTGGCCGAGCTCGAGGCCGAGGGTGCCAAGGCCGACGCGCGCCGCAAGGTCCGCGACTCGGCCGAGCGCGAGATGGCCCAGATCCGCAAGCGCGCGGACGCGGAGCTCGAGCGCCTCGAGACGGTGTGGGACCGGTTCAAGAACCTCAAGGTCGCGGACCTCGAGGGCGACGAGCTGCTCTACCGCCAGCTGCAGGACCGCTACGGCAACTACTTCGAGGGCTCGATGGGCGCCGCGGCGATCCAGAAGCGTCTCGAGGCGTTCGACCTGGAGGCGGAGTCCGACAACCTGCGCGAGATCATCAAGACGGGCAAGGGCCAGCGCAAGACGCGTGCCCTCAAGCGTCTGAAGGTCGTCAACGCGTTCCTCACGACGAGCAACTCGCCGACGGGCATGGTCCTCGACGCGGTCCCGGTCATCCCGCCGGACCTGCGCCCGATGGTCCAGCTCGACGGTGGCCGCTTCGCCACGTCGGACCTGAACGACCTGTACCGCCGCGTCATCAACCGGAACAACCGCCTCAAGCGGCTCCTGGACCTGGGCGCGCCGGAGATCATCGTCAACAACGAGAAGCGGATGCTCCAGGAGGCCGTGGACTCGCTGTTCGACAACGGCCGTCGTGGTCGCCCGGTCACGGGCCCCGGCAACCGGCCGCTGAAGTCGATCTCCGACATGCTCAAGGGCAAGCAGGGCCGGTTCCGCCAGAACCTGCTCGGCAAGCGCGTCGACTACTCGGGCCGTTCGGTCATCGTCGTCGGCCCGCAGCTCAAGCTGCACCAGTGCGGCCTGCCGAAGCAGATGGCGCTCGAGCTCTTCAAGCCGTTCGTCATGAAGCGGCTCGTGGACCTCAACCACGCGCAGAACATCAAGTCCGCCAAGCGGATGGTCGAGCGCGCCCGCCCGGTCGTGTGGGACGTGCTCGAGGAGGTCATCACCGAGCACCCGGTGCTGCTGAACCGCGCACCCACGCTGCACCGTCTGGGCATCCAGGCGTTCGAGCCGCAGCTCGTCGAGGGCAAGGCGATCCACCTGCACCCGCTCGTGTGCGCCGCGTTCAACGCGGACTTCGACGGCGACCAGATGGCCGTCCACCTGCCCCTGAGCGCGGAGGCGCAGGCCGAGGCCCGCATCCTCATGCTGTCGAGCAACAACATCCTCAAGCCGTCGGACGGCCGTCCGGTGACCATGCCCTCGCAGGACATGATCATCGGCCTGTTCCACCTGACCTCCGACAAGGAGGACCCGGAGGGCGCGGGCCGGGCGTTCAGCTCGGTGTCCGAGGCGATCATGGCGTTCGACCAGGGCACGCTGGACCTCAACGCGGTCGTCAAGATCCGCTTCGACGACCTCGTGCTGTCGGAGGCGGACGCGCCCGAGGGCTGGACCGAGGGCGAGCCGCTGCTGTTCGAGACGACGCTCGGCCGTGCGCTCTTCAACGAGCTGCTGCCGGTCGACTACCCGTACGAGAACGGCGTCGTCGACAAGAAGCGCCTCTCGGCGATCGTCAACGACCTCGCCGAGCGCTACCCGAAGGTCGCCGTCGCGGCGTCCCTCGACGCGCTCAAGGAGGCCGGCTTCCGCTGGGCGACGCGTTCCGGCGTGACGATCTCGATCTCCGACGTCGCGACCCCGGCCGCGAAGAAGGACATCCTCGAGGAGCACGAGGCGCGGGCCGCCAAGGTCCAGGGCCAGTACGACAAGGGTCTGATCACGGACGACGAGCGCCGTCAGGAGCTCATCGAGATCTGGACCCAGGCCACGGACAAGGTCGCCAAGGCGATGCAGGAGAACTTCCCTGCCCGCAACACGGTGTACCGCATGGTCGGCTCGGGCGCGCGAGGCAACTGGATGCAGGTCCGCCAGATCGCGGGCATGCGTGGTCTGGTCGCCAACCCGAAGGGCGAGATCATCCCGCGCCCGATCAAGGCGAACTACCGCGAGGGCCTGTCCGTCCTCGAGTACTTCATCGCGACGCACGGCGCCCGCAAGGGTCTGGCGGACACCGCTCTGCGGACCGCCGACTCGGGCTACCTGACGCGTCGTCTGGTGGACGTCTCGCAGGACGTCATCGTCCGCGAGGAGGACTGCGGCACCGAGCGCGGCCTGACGATGCCGATCGGCATCCCGGCCGGCGACGGCCTGCGTCGTCACGACAAGGTCGAGACGAGCGTCTACTCGCGCACGCTGGCGACGGACATCGAGGTCGACGGCGAGCTCATCGGCCACGCCGGTGACGACGTCGGCGACGTGCTGCTGGACCGCCTGCTCGAGTCGGGCGTCGACACGCTCAAGGTGCGCTCCGTGCTCACCTGCGAGTCGCGCGTCGGCACGTGCGCGAAGTGCTACGGCCGTTCGCTCGCGACGGGCAAGCTCGTCGACATCGGTGAGGCCGTCGGCATCATCGCGGCCCAGTCGATCGGTGAGCCCGGCACCCAGCTGACGATGCGCACGTTCCACACCGGTGGTGTGGCCTCGGCGGACGACATCACGCAGGGTCTGCCGCGTGTCCAGGAGCTCTTCGAGGCCCGCACCCCCAAGGGTGAGGCGCCCATCGCGGAGTTCTCGGGCCGCATCGCGATCGAGGAGGGTGACCGCTCGCGGCGCATCGTCCTCACGCCGGACGACGGCTCGGAGGAGATCGCCTACCCGATCACGAAGCGCTCGCGCCTGCTGGTCAACGACGGCGACCACGTCGCGGTCGGCACCCAGCTGGTCCAGGGTGCGGTCGACCCGAAGAAGGTGCTGCGCATCCTCGGCCCGCGTGCCACGCAGAAGCACCTGGTCGACGAGGTGCAGGAGGTCTACCGCTCGCAGGGCGTGGACATCCACGACAAGCACATCGAGGTCATCGTGCGGCAGATGCTGCGGCGCGTGACGGTCCTCGACTCCGGCACCACGGACCTGCTGCCCGGCGAGCTCGCCGAGCGCAGCCGGTTCGAGGACGCGAACCGCAAGGCCGTGTCCGAGGGTGGCCAGCCGGCGTCGGGCCGTCCCGAGCTCATGGGCATCACGAAGGCGTCGCTCGCGACCGACTCGTGGCTGTCGGCGGCCTCCTTCCAGGAGACGACGCGCGTCCTCACCGAGGCCGCGATGTCGGGTCGTTCCGACCCGCTCCTGGGCCTCAAGGAGAACGTCATCCTCGGCAAGCTCATCCCGGCCGGCACGGGTCTGCCCCGCTACCGGAACATCGCGGTCGAGCCCACCGAGGAGGCGAAGGCCGAGCTGTACCCGACCTTCGGCTACGACGAGATCGACTTCCCCGCCCTGGGCCTCGGCTCCGGCGAGGCGATCCCGCTCGAGGACATCGACTTCGGCGACTTCCGCTGA
- the rpsL gene encoding 30S ribosomal protein S12, with the protein MPTIQQLVRKGRQAKTNKSKTPALKGSPQRRGVCTRVYTTTPKKPNSALRKVARVRLSSQVEVTAYIPGVGHNLQEHSIVLVRGGRVKDLPGVRYKIVRGALDTQGVKNRKQARSRYGAKKVG; encoded by the coding sequence GTGCCTACGATCCAGCAGCTGGTCCGCAAGGGCCGGCAGGCGAAGACGAACAAGTCGAAGACGCCGGCCCTCAAGGGCAGCCCCCAGCGACGCGGTGTGTGCACCCGCGTCTACACCACGACCCCGAAGAAGCCGAACTCGGCCCTCCGCAAGGTGGCCCGCGTGCGTCTCTCGAGCCAGGTCGAGGTCACCGCGTACATCCCCGGTGTCGGCCACAACCTGCAGGAGCACTCGATCGTGCTCGTCCGCGGCGGCCGTGTGAAGGACCTCCCGGGTGTCCGCTACAAGATCGTCCGTGGCGCCCTCGACACGCAGGGCGTCAAGAACCGCAAGCAGGCGCGTAGCCGCTACGGCGCGAAGAAGGTGGGCTGA
- the rplW gene encoding 50S ribosomal protein L23, translated as MTTVGKDPRDILIAPVVSEKSYGLLDEGKYTFLVDPRANKTEIKIAVEQVFGVKVESVNTANRQGKARRTRFGIGRRKDTKRAIVTLREGTIDIFGGPVG; from the coding sequence GTGACCACCGTCGGCAAGGACCCCCGCGACATCCTGATCGCGCCGGTCGTGTCCGAGAAGAGCTACGGCCTTCTGGACGAGGGGAAGTACACCTTCCTCGTCGACCCGCGCGCCAACAAGACCGAGATCAAGATCGCCGTCGAGCAGGTGTTCGGCGTGAAGGTCGAGTCGGTCAACACCGCGAACCGCCAGGGCAAGGCCCGTCGGACCCGGTTCGGCATCGGCCGCCGCAAGGACACGAAGCGTGCGATCGTCACCCTCCGCGAGGGCACGATCGACATCTTCGGCGGACCGGTCGGCTGA
- the rplC gene encoding 50S ribosomal protein L3, translating to MVTQQNARPVTALLGTKLGMTQLWDDNGRLVPVTVVAVGTNVVTQVRSAETDGYAAVQLAFGEIKPTKVTKPLKGHFEKAGVTPRRHVAEIRTSDAAEFTLGQELTAAAFEAGQLVDVIGTTKGKGTAGVMKRHGFAGVSASHGSHRNHRKPGSIGGASTPSRVFKGLRMAGRMGNARQTTQNLTVHAVDAERGLLLVKGAVPGPKGGVVVVRSAVKGA from the coding sequence ATGGTTACCCAGCAGAACGCGCGCCCCGTCACGGCGCTGCTCGGCACCAAGCTCGGCATGACGCAGCTCTGGGACGACAACGGTCGTCTCGTGCCCGTCACCGTGGTTGCGGTCGGCACCAACGTCGTGACGCAGGTCCGCTCCGCTGAGACCGACGGCTACGCCGCTGTGCAGCTCGCCTTCGGCGAGATCAAGCCGACCAAGGTCACCAAGCCGCTCAAGGGCCACTTCGAGAAGGCCGGCGTCACGCCGCGCCGGCACGTGGCCGAGATCCGTACGTCGGACGCCGCCGAGTTCACGCTCGGTCAGGAGCTCACGGCCGCCGCCTTCGAGGCCGGCCAGCTCGTCGACGTCATCGGGACGACCAAGGGCAAGGGCACCGCCGGTGTCATGAAGCGCCACGGCTTCGCCGGCGTGAGCGCGTCCCACGGTTCGCACCGCAACCACCGCAAGCCGGGCTCGATCGGTGGCGCGTCGACGCCGTCGCGCGTGTTCAAGGGCCTGCGCATGGCCGGTCGGATGGGCAACGCCCGTCAGACCACCCAGAACCTGACCGTGCACGCGGTCGACGCCGAGCGGGGTCTCCTGCTCGTCAAGGGTGCCGTTCCCGGCCCCAAGGGTGGCGTCGTCGTCGTGCGTTCCGCTGTGAAGGGTGCGTGA
- the rplD gene encoding 50S ribosomal protein L4: MSDTLTVDVLDPQGKKAGQAELPADVFDVQTNVPLIHQVVVAQLAAARQGTHDTKTRGEVRGGGKKPYKQKGTGRARQGSTRAPQFAGGGVVHGPTPRDYTQRTPKKMKAAALRGALSDRARAGRVHVVSGFAPGTAPSTKSALAVLDNLSGRKNVLVVVERQDEITWKSLRNVERVHLLVADQLNTYDVLISDDVVFTQGALDAFLAGPAKGAKAVASESEAAEEETK, from the coding sequence ATGAGCGACACGCTGACGGTCGACGTCCTCGACCCGCAGGGCAAGAAGGCCGGCCAGGCCGAGCTGCCCGCGGACGTCTTCGACGTGCAGACCAACGTCCCGCTGATCCACCAGGTCGTCGTCGCCCAGCTCGCCGCGGCGCGCCAGGGCACCCACGACACCAAGACGCGTGGTGAGGTCCGCGGTGGCGGCAAGAAGCCGTACAAGCAGAAGGGCACCGGTCGCGCCCGCCAGGGTTCGACGCGTGCTCCGCAGTTCGCCGGTGGTGGCGTCGTGCACGGCCCCACGCCGCGCGACTACACGCAGCGCACCCCGAAGAAGATGAAGGCCGCGGCGCTCCGCGGTGCTCTCTCGGACCGCGCCCGTGCCGGCCGCGTGCACGTCGTCTCGGGCTTCGCCCCGGGCACGGCGCCGTCGACGAAGTCCGCTCTCGCCGTCCTCGACAACCTGTCGGGCCGCAAGAACGTGCTGGTCGTCGTCGAGCGTCAGGACGAGATCACGTGGAAGTCGCTGCGGAACGTCGAGCGGGTGCACCTGCTGGTCGCCGACCAGCTCAACACCTACGACGTGCTGATCTCTGACGACGTCGTGTTCACGCAGGGCGCCCTCGACGCGTTCCTGGCCGGCCCCGCCAAGGGTGCCAAGGCCGTGGCGAGCGAGTCCGAGGCCGCCGAGGAGGAGACGAAGTGA